Proteins encoded by one window of Chryseobacterium aquaeductus:
- a CDS encoding exonuclease domain-containing protein: MRFTAIDFEKANNDSCSVCSIGISVFENGMVIYSDNFLVQPPGNEYLPLHTSIHGIAAEDTCTAPHFPEVWDLISEHIEGQIVVAHNGCTVEFPILESLFRYYEMEMPSYQGICTLQLSQQLFPYLNNHQLSTLAELLNLNFSEKLHHNSQYDAEVCGLIFLRMHQYFKLNSSFQPDHKIKKEAVKKDFFSETFASKKIDSSLIYPTEKPKYENHYFYSKKVVITGEFTAFPKQRNKLAQILFDCGADINTSISKNTDLVLVGTGAGPKKMEKISALSIAVMNEEELLGLIKDFINS, from the coding sequence CGGTATTTGAAAATGGAATGGTAATCTATTCAGATAACTTTCTGGTACAGCCACCCGGCAATGAATACCTTCCCCTTCATACCTCCATCCACGGAATCGCTGCAGAAGATACCTGTACCGCTCCGCATTTTCCTGAGGTTTGGGATTTGATCAGCGAACATATTGAAGGTCAGATTGTTGTGGCACACAATGGATGTACGGTAGAATTTCCGATTCTGGAAAGCTTATTCAGGTATTATGAAATGGAAATGCCTTCGTACCAAGGCATCTGTACTTTACAGCTTTCTCAACAGCTTTTTCCTTATCTGAACAATCATCAATTGTCAACACTTGCCGAACTGTTGAATCTGAATTTCAGCGAAAAGCTTCATCACAACTCCCAATACGACGCAGAAGTTTGCGGTTTGATTTTCCTGAGAATGCATCAGTACTTCAAATTGAACAGCTCCTTTCAGCCCGATCATAAAATAAAAAAAGAAGCTGTAAAAAAAGATTTCTTTTCAGAAACTTTCGCCTCCAAGAAGATTGATTCTTCACTCATTTACCCAACCGAAAAACCAAAGTACGAAAACCACTATTTCTATTCTAAAAAAGTAGTCATCACCGGAGAATTCACTGCCTTCCCAAAACAGCGAAACAAATTAGCACAGATATTATTTGACTGCGGAGCAGATATCAACACCAGTATTTCAAAAAATACAGATCTGGTACTGGTAGGAACAGGAGCCGGACCCAAGAAAATGGAAAAGATTTCTGCTTTGAGTATTGCGGTGATGAATGAGGAGGAATTGCTGGGGTTGATTAAAGATTTTATAAATAGTTAG
- a CDS encoding nucleotide pyrophosphohydrolase yields MEDFKALIKEIIKFRDERDWEQFHNSKDLALALSVEASELLELFLWKNNEDFNLNKLKDELADVFMYAFLIANKNDLDIHQIVLDKIKKNADKYPVDKAKGNSTKYNEL; encoded by the coding sequence ATGGAAGACTTCAAAGCCCTTATTAAGGAAATAATAAAATTCCGAGACGAAAGAGATTGGGAACAGTTTCATAATTCTAAAGATCTGGCACTCGCACTTTCTGTTGAAGCTTCTGAACTATTGGAATTATTTCTTTGGAAAAATAATGAAGATTTTAATTTAAACAAGCTTAAGGATGAACTAGCTGATGTATTTATGTATGCATTTTTAATAGCTAATAAAAACGATTTAGATATTCATCAAATCGTACTTGATAAAATAAAAAAGAATGCAGATAAATATCCAGTTGATAAGGCTAAAGGCAATTCAACTAAATATAACGAATTGTAG
- a CDS encoding DNA/RNA helicase domain-containing protein produces MSNNFSIKQYPFDNQLESTILENHRAFLNWPLVYFLEEERSKEAYVGETTDVLTRLKAHSKSEKKQNLSCVNLILSERFNKSATLDVESNLIRYIAADGTYSLQNGNLGISNHQYYQQKEVYWELFKDIWGELRSMGIARHSLDYIDNSDLFKYSPYKSLSKEQINGLKTMLICLLDDQAKVSLIQGGAGTGKSILAIFLFKLLKTDLNDFNYSDFDEEDEELFRLLENVKAKYGDLNMALVIPMASFRKTISNVFKNIKGLSQKMVIGPSEITKQKYDLLIVDEGHRLRRRVNLGSYFGTFDKNSELLGLDKMTSSELDWIQMQSEKSIIFYDQFQSIKPSDATPESFYALKQLLSTRNEKLSTQFRVKGGNQYVNLVHQLFDKKDWTEQNQQSTGFYDLQLFDDLNEMVDQIHQKEKQRGLSRMVAGFAWEWISKNDRSKFDIVVGDTSLQWNSIVIDWVNSPNAINEVGCIHTTQGYDLNYTGVIIGPELDYDFETKELVVYKENYKDKNGKNSIKDPKVLLDYVINIYKTILLRGIEGTYIYVCNPNLRKYFAQVIPSFKNSEDEVKNYSIVDTPNEFTVPYYDLKIAAGKFSDLQSVEEVKYIELKNITNHADYFVCKVVGESMNKVIPNGSLCLFKKYSVGSRNGLITLVEGNDIFDSETGANYTIKEYLSKKNIDEEGWHHEEISLKPLSTEFFESIVLRDEETMNFKVIGIFEKLL; encoded by the coding sequence ATGTCAAATAACTTTTCCATTAAGCAATATCCTTTCGATAATCAATTAGAATCTACAATACTTGAGAATCATCGTGCTTTTCTCAACTGGCCACTTGTTTACTTTTTAGAAGAAGAGAGAAGTAAAGAAGCTTACGTTGGTGAAACTACAGATGTACTGACCAGATTAAAGGCACATTCAAAGTCAGAGAAAAAACAAAATTTAAGTTGTGTCAATTTAATACTAAGTGAAAGATTTAATAAATCAGCAACCTTAGATGTCGAATCAAATCTAATAAGATATATAGCAGCTGACGGTACTTATTCACTTCAAAATGGGAACTTGGGGATTTCAAATCATCAATATTACCAACAGAAAGAAGTGTACTGGGAATTATTCAAAGATATTTGGGGTGAACTGAGAAGCATGGGAATTGCCAGACATTCTCTTGATTATATCGATAACTCAGATCTATTTAAATATTCTCCATACAAATCACTTTCTAAAGAACAGATTAACGGACTGAAAACAATGTTGATCTGTCTTTTGGATGATCAGGCGAAAGTGAGTTTAATTCAGGGTGGAGCAGGTACAGGTAAATCAATACTTGCAATCTTTCTTTTTAAATTGCTAAAAACAGATCTGAATGACTTCAATTATTCAGATTTTGATGAGGAAGATGAAGAGTTATTCCGACTTTTAGAAAATGTTAAGGCTAAATATGGAGATTTGAATATGGCTTTGGTTATACCGATGGCGTCCTTCAGAAAAACTATATCCAATGTTTTTAAAAACATCAAAGGATTATCCCAAAAGATGGTCATCGGACCTTCGGAAATAACCAAACAGAAATATGATCTCCTCATTGTTGATGAAGGACACCGACTTAGACGAAGAGTAAATTTGGGATCTTATTTCGGAACTTTTGATAAAAATAGTGAGCTGTTAGGTTTAGATAAGATGACGTCTTCCGAACTGGATTGGATTCAGATGCAGAGTGAAAAATCGATTATTTTTTACGATCAGTTTCAATCCATTAAGCCATCTGATGCTACTCCGGAAAGTTTTTACGCTTTAAAACAATTACTAAGTACACGGAATGAAAAGTTAAGTACACAATTCAGAGTAAAAGGGGGGAATCAATATGTAAATTTAGTACATCAACTGTTTGACAAAAAAGATTGGACAGAACAAAACCAACAGAGTACAGGATTTTACGATCTTCAATTGTTTGATGATCTGAATGAAATGGTTGACCAGATTCATCAGAAGGAAAAGCAGAGAGGATTATCCAGAATGGTCGCAGGATTTGCATGGGAGTGGATCTCAAAAAATGACAGGTCGAAATTTGATATTGTAGTTGGTGACACATCATTACAATGGAACAGTATAGTAATAGACTGGGTGAATTCTCCCAATGCAATCAACGAAGTTGGCTGCATACATACGACACAAGGTTACGATTTGAATTATACAGGAGTTATTATTGGTCCTGAACTGGACTATGATTTTGAGACCAAAGAATTAGTTGTTTACAAAGAAAATTATAAGGATAAAAATGGTAAAAACTCAATAAAAGATCCGAAAGTTCTGCTGGATTATGTCATTAATATTTACAAAACCATACTGCTGCGAGGAATTGAGGGCACGTATATTTACGTCTGCAATCCAAATTTGCGAAAATACTTTGCACAGGTAATTCCGTCTTTTAAAAACTCAGAAGATGAGGTGAAAAACTATTCTATAGTTGATACTCCTAATGAATTTACGGTTCCGTATTATGATCTTAAAATTGCAGCAGGAAAGTTTTCAGACTTGCAATCAGTAGAAGAAGTAAAATATATTGAATTAAAAAACATAACCAATCATGCTGACTATTTTGTCTGTAAAGTGGTAGGGGAATCAATGAATAAGGTTATTCCGAATGGAAGTCTTTGTTTATTCAAAAAATATTCTGTAGGGAGTCGGAACGGATTAATAACCTTAGTTGAAGGAAATGATATCTTCGATAGTGAAACGGGCGCAAACTACACGATTAAAGAATATTTAAGCAAGAAAAACATTGATGAAGAAGGGTGGCATCATGAAGAGATTTCTTTGAAACCTTTATCTACAGAGTTTTTTGAATCTATTGTTTTAAGAGATGAGGAGACGATGAATTTTAAAGTGATTGGGATTTTTGAGAAATTATTATAA
- a CDS encoding SIR2 family protein, with amino-acid sequence MKALYEDNEETINFLEEQIFPKIYEGNTILFLGAGSSVTEKKFLGKEIIDYYEEKLQINLETNDLVEFLDRAINLDTFNRYEFDQYIKELLSKLKPTEYHKKIVSLDWRQIITTNLDLILENSYNDIVGTPEEQKEIIPVRNTYEFNQTLSNDQIKYIKLNGCISDVKKYKFIFSSADFSANKKFYNLTIRNLSNLSDRVNFLAIGYSFTDGLSKQLLSALKVNNIQKERVVYNINPHFNHALIPFLEENNIVTIALTTESFFENYTRWESNKVDKIKKKSNIHFYNNQDHNIFLENKLALRLKDKLFQLCSNSLEEKISPQNFYKGEIPNYSIIKNDYDIIKSSLNKKIKDKIYQTGKKDNLIPILFISGNYGIGKTTSTYRAIKEVISEGDFVCFEIIDSSNMRYQDLQVLFSKCATKNIILFIDYIERDSIFKELTQLRLKLSAEQLDYNIIFVAPIRDNNLNKFISAYRYKNIEVIPADHLLTDDEIKSLIKKLKLYNIISIRDKDEENNIFNQIKFKFGSDPYVALLGIIENNKLDRVINDVLSFLPKDAKDAFVFTSLLYQYNIPMPGSILKKVVTTDWKTFKENILDVDCKGILINHIESPHDTNDDLFFRTKHPIISQKTIETLYKNKDRLFTDYLKIVRVLNPNDEHAKIFVDLIKFLKKDVLDKVKIDLLFEEAAKTFETNQNFTIQLAMNLEQKKDLKSLMLASEKLKYIESITDRRNTHIIHRRGVIDFAIAKLYHKDDKAYLRDEYINSAREFFQIKQLVDTFSSYSYFDFIKLELWVLNKIELTSEEKILQHITVQELFIKAIYAVNENLEKIITLKNLYIREIEGDIYTADEIIKHFELLYENVETRPFALIFKLNCIDNEFFSFSSRLLKSHSLIDVIDELHYYTYLDSVKESLFNYYSKRTYLLESRIKLNTFKDDPYLEKNVFNYNFTFFIKECYDYQFSHAKNYLKNLSDIRFVNLKESINWLDDETLEPKEFEGSIDKKVNSLYIYIPSLGQRFRALKNGEEIMGHSDKFSCNLEFTPTGIIARNLKKIPEVGLNF; translated from the coding sequence ATGAAGGCATTATATGAGGACAATGAAGAAACCATTAATTTTCTTGAGGAACAAATTTTTCCCAAAATTTATGAAGGTAATACTATTTTATTTCTTGGTGCGGGCTCATCTGTTACTGAGAAAAAGTTTCTTGGTAAAGAAATAATTGATTACTATGAAGAAAAATTGCAAATAAATTTAGAAACAAATGATTTAGTTGAGTTTTTAGATCGAGCGATAAATCTTGACACCTTCAATCGTTATGAATTTGATCAATATATAAAAGAATTACTTTCTAAGTTGAAACCAACAGAATATCATAAGAAAATTGTGAGTTTAGATTGGAGACAAATAATCACAACAAATTTGGATTTGATTTTAGAGAATTCATACAATGATATCGTTGGTACACCAGAAGAACAAAAGGAAATTATTCCTGTACGCAACACTTACGAATTTAATCAAACTCTATCTAATGACCAGATCAAGTATATTAAACTAAACGGTTGTATTAGCGATGTTAAAAAATATAAATTTATTTTTTCAAGTGCAGACTTCAGTGCTAACAAAAAGTTTTACAATTTGACTATAAGAAATTTAAGTAATTTGTCGGACAGGGTAAATTTTCTTGCTATAGGATACTCATTTACTGATGGACTTTCAAAGCAATTACTGTCCGCATTGAAAGTTAATAATATTCAGAAGGAGCGAGTTGTCTACAATATTAATCCTCACTTTAATCATGCATTAATTCCTTTTTTAGAAGAAAATAATATAGTAACTATTGCTCTTACTACAGAGTCTTTTTTTGAAAATTACACAAGATGGGAAAGTAATAAAGTTGATAAAATAAAAAAAAAATCGAATATTCATTTTTATAATAATCAAGATCATAATATTTTCCTTGAAAATAAATTAGCTTTAAGGCTAAAAGATAAGCTGTTCCAATTATGCTCGAATTCATTAGAAGAAAAGATTTCTCCTCAAAATTTTTATAAGGGTGAAATTCCAAATTATTCTATTATTAAAAATGACTACGATATAATTAAAAGTAGTTTAAATAAAAAGATAAAGGATAAAATTTATCAAACTGGAAAAAAAGATAATTTGATTCCAATACTTTTTATATCAGGAAATTATGGTATTGGTAAAACAACATCAACGTACAGGGCAATTAAAGAAGTTATTAGTGAGGGGGATTTTGTTTGTTTTGAAATTATAGATTCTTCAAACATGCGTTATCAAGATTTACAAGTTCTTTTCAGCAAATGCGCTACCAAGAATATTATTCTATTTATAGATTATATTGAAAGAGATAGTATTTTCAAAGAACTGACCCAACTACGACTAAAACTTAGTGCTGAACAGCTAGACTACAATATTATATTTGTAGCACCAATAAGAGACAATAATTTAAATAAATTTATATCTGCCTACAGATATAAAAATATAGAAGTTATACCTGCTGATCATTTACTAACAGATGATGAAATAAAAAGTTTAATTAAAAAATTAAAACTTTATAATATTATAAGTATCAGGGATAAGGATGAAGAAAATAATATTTTTAATCAAATTAAATTTAAATTCGGTTCAGACCCATATGTTGCCTTGTTAGGTATTATTGAAAATAATAAATTAGATCGTGTAATTAATGATGTACTAAGCTTCTTACCAAAAGATGCAAAAGATGCGTTTGTATTTACGTCACTATTATACCAATATAATATTCCTATGCCCGGTAGTATATTAAAAAAAGTTGTTACTACAGACTGGAAAACATTTAAAGAAAATATATTAGATGTTGATTGTAAAGGTATTTTAATCAATCATATTGAGTCACCTCATGATACAAATGATGATTTATTTTTTAGAACAAAACATCCAATCATTTCACAGAAAACAATTGAAACTCTTTATAAAAATAAGGATAGGTTATTTACTGATTATCTTAAAATTGTACGGGTTCTAAATCCGAATGATGAGCATGCGAAAATTTTTGTAGATTTGATAAAATTTCTAAAAAAAGATGTTTTAGACAAAGTAAAAATTGATCTGCTTTTTGAAGAGGCTGCTAAAACATTTGAAACAAATCAAAATTTTACAATTCAATTGGCAATGAATCTTGAGCAGAAAAAAGATTTAAAATCACTTATGCTCGCATCCGAAAAGTTAAAGTATATTGAATCGATTACTGACAGGAGAAATACACACATTATTCATAGAAGGGGTGTAATTGATTTTGCTATAGCTAAATTATATCATAAGGACGATAAGGCTTATTTACGCGACGAATATATTAACAGTGCCAGAGAATTTTTTCAAATAAAACAATTAGTTGATACCTTTAGTTCATATAGTTACTTTGATTTCATTAAATTAGAATTATGGGTTTTAAATAAAATAGAGTTGACAAGTGAAGAAAAAATTTTACAGCATATTACTGTTCAAGAATTATTTATTAAAGCAATCTATGCAGTTAATGAAAATTTAGAGAAAATTATCACACTCAAAAACCTATATATAAGAGAAATCGAAGGAGATATTTATACAGCTGATGAAATAATTAAACATTTCGAACTTTTATACGAAAACGTTGAAACAAGACCATTTGCATTGATATTTAAATTGAATTGCATAGATAATGAATTCTTTAGCTTTTCAAGCCGCTTATTAAAAAGTCATTCTTTGATAGACGTTATCGATGAGCTGCATTATTACACTTATTTAGATTCTGTGAAGGAGTCCTTATTCAATTACTATTCAAAACGGACGTATTTATTAGAATCTCGGATAAAATTAAATACTTTTAAAGATGACCCATATTTAGAAAAAAATGTATTTAATTATAATTTTACTTTCTTTATAAAAGAATGCTACGATTATCAATTTTCGCACGCAAAAAATTACTTAAAAAATTTATCAGATATAAGGTTTGTCAATTTGAAGGAAAGCATAAATTGGTTAGATGATGAAACACTAGAGCCTAAAGAGTTTGAGGGTTCTATTGATAAGAAAGTGAACTCGTTATATATATATATCCCATCTTTGGGTCAACGATTTAGGGCTTTAAAGAATGGCGAGGAGATTATGGGTCACAGTGATAAGTTTTCATGTAATTTGGAATTTACACCGACAGGAATAATTGCAAGGAATTTAAAAAAGATTCCTGAAGTTGGATTGAATTTCTAA
- a CDS encoding DUF1294 domain-containing protein: protein MAIKYYLILITILTFLAFGWDKRLAKNGKRRLAESVLLILTFVGGTFGALFGITFFKHKSAKKTFILKLILVVAVQLALIFLLKEHLTDQ, encoded by the coding sequence ATGGCCATAAAATACTACCTCATCCTCATCACCATTCTCACATTCCTGGCATTCGGATGGGATAAACGGCTGGCTAAAAACGGGAAACGAAGACTTGCCGAAAGTGTTTTGCTGATCCTCACATTTGTGGGTGGTACTTTTGGAGCCCTGTTCGGGATTACATTTTTTAAACATAAATCCGCAAAGAAAACATTCATCCTCAAATTGATACTGGTAGTTGCTGTACAGTTGGCTCTTATTTTTCTTTTAAAAGAACATCTGACGGATCAGTGA
- a CDS encoding type 1 glutamine amidotransferase domain-containing protein, protein MSKKIAILSTHGFEESELKSPKGHLEQQGWTAHIISPESGTIKAWAEKDWGKEYDVDKTLDEVSASDYDALVLPGGVINPDQLRTNDKALGFVRDFFKQHKPVAAICHGPQILINAGAVEGRNLTSVNSISQDLKNAGAVWEDSEVVVDNGLVTSRTPKDLPAFNAKLVEEINEGQHEDQNL, encoded by the coding sequence ATGTCTAAGAAAATTGCAATACTTTCTACACACGGTTTTGAAGAAAGCGAATTAAAATCTCCAAAAGGACATTTAGAGCAACAAGGCTGGACGGCTCACATCATCAGTCCGGAATCAGGCACCATCAAAGCATGGGCAGAGAAAGACTGGGGTAAAGAATATGATGTAGATAAAACCTTGGATGAGGTTTCTGCGTCAGATTATGATGCATTGGTTTTGCCGGGCGGAGTGATCAATCCGGATCAGTTAAGAACGAATGATAAAGCACTGGGCTTTGTTCGTGATTTTTTTAAACAACACAAACCGGTTGCTGCAATTTGCCACGGACCGCAGATTTTAATCAATGCAGGAGCTGTAGAAGGAAGAAATTTAACATCAGTGAATTCTATCAGTCAGGATCTGAAAAACGCCGGAGCTGTTTGGGAAGACAGCGAGGTGGTGGTTGATAACGGTTTGGTGACCAGCAGAACACCAAAAGACCTTCCGGCTTTCAATGCGAAACTGGTTGAAGAGATCAACGAAGGACAACACGAAGATCAAAATCTGTAA
- the typA gene encoding translational GTPase TypA, which translates to MQNIRNIAIIAHVDHGKTTLVDKIIHATSVFRDNQESGDLIMDNNDLERERGITILSKNISVMYHGTKINVIDTPGHADFGGEVERVLKMADGVLLLVDAFEGPMPQTRFVLQKALELGLRPVVVINKVDKPNCRPDEVHDKVFDLFYNLDATEAQLDFPTFYGSSKQGWFNTSLEQTEDIFPLLDGILEHVPAPEAKEGPLRMQIVSLDFSSFLGRIAIGKVIQGSVSESEWIGLAQEDGKIVKGKVKELYVFEGLGKKKVTEVKAGDICAIVGFDKFQIGDSFVDLENPQPLPRTAIDEPTLNMTFSINNSPFFGKDGKFVTSNHLKERLMRELEKNLALRVEPTEDANTFLVFGRGILHLSVLIETMRREGYEMTIGQPQVILKEIDGVKCEPYESMVVDVPEEFASKVIDLATQRKGDLHIMETKGEMQHLEFEIPSRGLIGLRSQMLTATAGEAIMAHRFVDYKPFKGAIPGRSVGVLISKSQGPATEYSIAKLQDRGKFFVDPGEEIYAGMVIGEQNKPNDMVVNIVEAKQLNNIRAAGKDKDGNIAPKILFSLEECMEYIQGDEAIEVTPNFIRMRKKVLSEEERKRIERGAKA; encoded by the coding sequence ATGCAAAACATTAGAAATATTGCGATTATCGCACACGTTGACCACGGCAAGACTACCTTGGTTGATAAAATAATCCACGCAACAAGCGTCTTTAGAGACAATCAGGAATCTGGAGATTTAATAATGGATAATAACGATCTGGAGAGAGAGCGTGGTATCACTATTTTATCAAAAAATATTTCTGTAATGTACCACGGTACAAAAATAAATGTTATTGATACACCTGGTCACGCCGATTTCGGTGGTGAAGTAGAGCGTGTATTAAAAATGGCAGATGGTGTACTTTTATTAGTAGATGCTTTTGAAGGACCAATGCCACAGACAAGATTCGTATTGCAGAAAGCTTTAGAATTAGGTTTGAGACCGGTAGTGGTAATCAATAAAGTAGATAAGCCAAACTGTCGTCCGGATGAGGTTCACGATAAAGTTTTTGACTTATTTTATAACCTGGATGCTACTGAAGCACAGTTGGATTTCCCAACATTCTACGGTTCGTCAAAACAAGGTTGGTTCAATACTTCATTAGAACAAACAGAAGATATTTTCCCTCTATTAGACGGAATCCTGGAACACGTTCCGGCTCCTGAAGCGAAAGAAGGTCCATTGAGAATGCAGATTGTATCTTTAGATTTCTCTTCTTTCTTAGGAAGAATTGCGATTGGTAAAGTTATTCAGGGTTCTGTAAGCGAATCTGAATGGATCGGTCTTGCACAGGAAGATGGTAAAATTGTAAAAGGAAAAGTAAAAGAATTATACGTTTTCGAAGGTTTAGGTAAGAAAAAAGTTACTGAAGTAAAAGCCGGAGATATTTGTGCAATTGTTGGTTTTGATAAATTCCAGATTGGTGATTCATTCGTTGATTTAGAAAATCCGCAACCATTGCCAAGAACTGCAATTGACGAGCCTACGCTGAACATGACGTTCTCAATCAACAACTCTCCATTCTTTGGAAAAGACGGTAAATTTGTAACTTCAAATCACCTGAAAGAAAGATTGATGCGTGAGTTGGAGAAAAACTTAGCGTTAAGAGTTGAGCCTACTGAAGATGCCAACACATTCTTGGTATTCGGTAGAGGTATTCTTCACTTGTCGGTTTTGATCGAAACAATGAGAAGAGAAGGGTACGAAATGACGATCGGTCAGCCACAGGTTATCCTGAAAGAAATTGATGGTGTGAAATGTGAGCCTTACGAAAGTATGGTGGTAGATGTACCTGAAGAATTTGCTTCAAAAGTAATCGACCTAGCGACACAGAGAAAAGGTGACCTTCACATTATGGAAACTAAAGGTGAAATGCAACACCTGGAATTCGAAATTCCTTCAAGAGGTTTGATCGGATTGCGTTCTCAGATGTTGACGGCTACTGCTGGTGAAGCGATTATGGCTCACCGTTTTGTAGATTATAAGCCTTTCAAAGGAGCAATTCCTGGAAGATCTGTTGGGGTATTGATCAGCAAATCTCAAGGTCCTGCAACTGAATATTCTATTGCTAAATTACAGGACAGAGGTAAGTTTTTCGTTGATCCGGGCGAGGAGATCTACGCTGGAATGGTGATCGGTGAGCAAAACAAGCCGAATGATATGGTAGTAAACATCGTAGAAGCAAAACAGCTGAACAACATCCGTGCTGCAGGTAAGGATAAAGATGGTAACATCGCTCCGAAAATACTTTTCTCTCTGGAAGAGTGTATGGAATACATCCAGGGTGATGAAGCAATCGAGGTAACTCCAAACTTCATCCGTATGAGAAAGAAAGTACTTTCTGAAGAAGAAAGAAAAAGAATTGAAAGAGGAGCGAAAGCGTAA
- a CDS encoding M23 family metallopeptidase: protein MKILKFTSILIVFLLSVISCDGLKIPKSIFETSERVKYERSFSGADSLLQNWKANYSIAKNSQLHIKDGYTAEVLPDSINLHALGYSLELKKGDLLIIETMKENSESKIFVDIIEENSNINESKSELIKRNRLTQFIENSGVHKVIIQPEIEFNRNFKLRIYTQPSLGFPVAGKGNRDVQSFWGASRDGGGRSHEGVDIFAAKGTPVVAIADGFVTRTGNQGLGGKQVWLRDAALGNSYYYAHLDSILTEDGRQVKLNDTLGWVGNTGNAAGGSPHLHFGIYTSGGAVDPYPYIRKRDMPKELTFTQKKFESEKYIKAGSNLRSGTGTDYKILKNVTAKTKAQVLAISGSWVHVKTSDNSEGFVLGDRLNDK from the coding sequence ATGAAGATTCTTAAATTCACATCTATTCTCATCGTTTTTTTACTGTCAGTCATCTCTTGTGACGGACTGAAAATACCTAAAAGTATTTTTGAAACTTCCGAACGAGTTAAGTATGAGCGAAGTTTTTCCGGTGCTGACAGTCTCCTGCAAAATTGGAAAGCAAATTACTCAATTGCCAAAAATTCCCAACTCCACATCAAAGATGGTTATACAGCTGAGGTTCTCCCAGACAGTATTAATTTACATGCATTAGGTTATTCTCTTGAACTTAAAAAAGGAGATCTGTTAATCATTGAAACGATGAAAGAGAACTCAGAATCTAAAATTTTCGTAGACATCATCGAAGAAAATTCCAATATCAACGAGTCCAAAAGTGAACTTATTAAAAGGAATCGCTTAACTCAATTCATTGAAAACAGCGGTGTACATAAAGTGATCATTCAGCCCGAAATTGAATTCAACAGAAATTTTAAGCTCAGAATTTACACTCAGCCATCTCTTGGTTTCCCGGTTGCCGGTAAAGGGAACCGTGATGTACAAAGTTTTTGGGGAGCGAGCCGTGATGGTGGAGGCAGAAGTCATGAAGGCGTAGATATTTTTGCTGCAAAGGGAACGCCCGTTGTTGCGATTGCTGACGGTTTTGTAACGCGTACAGGAAATCAGGGATTAGGTGGTAAGCAGGTCTGGTTGCGTGATGCTGCATTGGGGAATTCTTATTATTATGCTCATCTGGACAGTATATTAACCGAAGATGGGAGACAGGTGAAACTAAATGATACTCTCGGATGGGTAGGCAACACAGGAAACGCAGCCGGAGGATCACCGCACTTGCATTTCGGAATTTATACCTCTGGTGGCGCTGTTGATCCTTATCCGTACATCAGAAAAAGAGATATGCCAAAAGAACTTACATTCACTCAAAAGAAATTTGAGTCAGAAAAATATATTAAAGCAGGATCAAATCTGCGCTCCGGTACAGGAACAGATTACAAAATACTGAAAAACGTGACTGCAAAAACGAAAGCTCAAGTTCTGGCAATAAGTGGAAGTTGGGTTCACGTAAAAACTTCAGATAATAGTGAAGGTTTTGTGCTTGGAGATAGGCTGAATGACAAGTAG